In the Ursus arctos isolate Adak ecotype North America unplaced genomic scaffold, UrsArc2.0 scaffold_30, whole genome shotgun sequence genome, one interval contains:
- the PRPF18 gene encoding pre-mRNA-splicing factor 18 isoform X2: MDVLKSEILRKRQLVEDRNLLVENKKYFKRSELAKKEEEAYFERCGYKIQPKEEDQKPLTSSNPVLELELAEEKLPMTLSRQEVIRRLRERGEPIRLFGETDYDAFQRLRKIEILTPEVNKGLRNDLKAALDKIDQQYLNELVGGQEPGEEDTQNDLKVHEENTTIEELEALGESLGKGDDHKDMDIITKFLKFLLGVWAKELNAREDYVKRSVQGKLNSATQKQTESYLRPLFRKLRKRNLPADIKESITDIIKFMLQREYVKANDAYLQMAIGNAPWPIGVTMVGIHARTGREKIFSKHVAHVLNDETQRKYIQGLKRLMTICQKHFPTDPSKCVEYNAL; the protein is encoded by the exons ATGGACGTTTTGAAATCGGAGATCCTCCGGAAGCGGCAGCTGGTGGAGGACAGGAACCTGTTGGTG gaaaataaaaagtatttcaagCGTAGTGAACTtgcaaaaaaggaagaggaagcatATTTTGAAAGATGTGGCTACAAG ATACAGCCAAAAGAGGAGGACCAGAAACCATTAACTTCTTCAAATCCAGTGCTAGAACTTGAATTGGCAGAGGAAAAGTTACCTATGACTCTTTCTAGGCAAGAG GTCATCAGaagattgagagaaagaggagaaccAATCAGACTATTTGGAGAAACTGATTATGATGCTTTTCAACGTTTAAGAAAAATAGAGATCCTCACACCGGAAGTAAACAAG GGCTTGAGGAATGATCTGAAAGCAGCTTTGGATAAGATCGACCAACAGTACCTCAATGAGCTTGTGGGTGGTCAGGAACCTGGAGAGGAAGACACACAGAATGATTTGAAAGTTCACGAAGAAAACACCACAATTGAAGAGTTAGAg GCATTGGGAGAGTCTTTAGGAAAAGGCGATGATCATAAGGACATGGACATCATTACCAAGTTCCTTAAG tttcttCTTGGTGTTTGGGCTAAAGAATTGAATGCCAGAGAAGATTATGTGAAGCGCAGTGTACAGGGCAAACTGAACAGTGCTACTCAAAAGCAGACTGAGTCCTATCTCAGACCCCTTTTCAGAAAGCTTCGGAAAAGG aatctTCCTGCTGATATTAAAGAATCCATAACAGATATTATTAAATTCATGTTGCAGAGAGAATATGTAAAG gCTAATGATGCTTATCTTCAGATGGCCATTGGAAATGCCCCTTGGCCCATAGGTGTCACCATGGTTGGTATCCATGCCAGAACTGGTAGAGAAAAGATTTTTTCTAAGCATGTTGCACATGTTCTAAATGATGAAACGCAGCGGAAATACATTCAG
- the PRPF18 gene encoding pre-mRNA-splicing factor 18 isoform X4, producing the protein MENKKYFKRSELAKKEEEAYFERCGYKIQPKEEDQKPLTSSNPVLELELAEEKLPMTLSRQEVIRRLRERGEPIRLFGETDYDAFQRLRKIEILTPEVNKGLRNDLKAALDKIDQQYLNELVGGQEPGEEDTQNDLKVHEENTTIEELEALGESLGKGDDHKDMDIITKFLKFLLGVWAKELNAREDYVKRSVQGKLNSATQKQTESYLRPLFRKLRKRNLPADIKESITDIIKFMLQREYVKANDAYLQMAIGNAPWPIGVTMVGIHARTGREKIFSKHVAHVLNDETQRKYIQGLKRLMTICQKHFPTDPSKCVEYNAL; encoded by the exons gaaaataaaaagtatttcaagCGTAGTGAACTtgcaaaaaaggaagaggaagcatATTTTGAAAGATGTGGCTACAAG ATACAGCCAAAAGAGGAGGACCAGAAACCATTAACTTCTTCAAATCCAGTGCTAGAACTTGAATTGGCAGAGGAAAAGTTACCTATGACTCTTTCTAGGCAAGAG GTCATCAGaagattgagagaaagaggagaaccAATCAGACTATTTGGAGAAACTGATTATGATGCTTTTCAACGTTTAAGAAAAATAGAGATCCTCACACCGGAAGTAAACAAG GGCTTGAGGAATGATCTGAAAGCAGCTTTGGATAAGATCGACCAACAGTACCTCAATGAGCTTGTGGGTGGTCAGGAACCTGGAGAGGAAGACACACAGAATGATTTGAAAGTTCACGAAGAAAACACCACAATTGAAGAGTTAGAg GCATTGGGAGAGTCTTTAGGAAAAGGCGATGATCATAAGGACATGGACATCATTACCAAGTTCCTTAAG tttcttCTTGGTGTTTGGGCTAAAGAATTGAATGCCAGAGAAGATTATGTGAAGCGCAGTGTACAGGGCAAACTGAACAGTGCTACTCAAAAGCAGACTGAGTCCTATCTCAGACCCCTTTTCAGAAAGCTTCGGAAAAGG aatctTCCTGCTGATATTAAAGAATCCATAACAGATATTATTAAATTCATGTTGCAGAGAGAATATGTAAAG gCTAATGATGCTTATCTTCAGATGGCCATTGGAAATGCCCCTTGGCCCATAGGTGTCACCATGGTTGGTATCCATGCCAGAACTGGTAGAGAAAAGATTTTTTCTAAGCATGTTGCACATGTTCTAAATGATGAAACGCAGCGGAAATACATTCAG
- the PRPF18 gene encoding pre-mRNA-splicing factor 18 isoform X1, which yields MDVLKSEILRKRQLVEDRNLLVENKKYFKRSELAKKEEEAYFERCGYKPINEKPSGEIQPKEEDQKPLTSSNPVLELELAEEKLPMTLSRQEVIRRLRERGEPIRLFGETDYDAFQRLRKIEILTPEVNKGLRNDLKAALDKIDQQYLNELVGGQEPGEEDTQNDLKVHEENTTIEELEALGESLGKGDDHKDMDIITKFLKFLLGVWAKELNAREDYVKRSVQGKLNSATQKQTESYLRPLFRKLRKRNLPADIKESITDIIKFMLQREYVKANDAYLQMAIGNAPWPIGVTMVGIHARTGREKIFSKHVAHVLNDETQRKYIQGLKRLMTICQKHFPTDPSKCVEYNAL from the exons ATGGACGTTTTGAAATCGGAGATCCTCCGGAAGCGGCAGCTGGTGGAGGACAGGAACCTGTTGGTG gaaaataaaaagtatttcaagCGTAGTGAACTtgcaaaaaaggaagaggaagcatATTTTGAAAGATGTGGCTACAAG CCTATAAATGAGAAGCCATCTGGAGAG ATACAGCCAAAAGAGGAGGACCAGAAACCATTAACTTCTTCAAATCCAGTGCTAGAACTTGAATTGGCAGAGGAAAAGTTACCTATGACTCTTTCTAGGCAAGAG GTCATCAGaagattgagagaaagaggagaaccAATCAGACTATTTGGAGAAACTGATTATGATGCTTTTCAACGTTTAAGAAAAATAGAGATCCTCACACCGGAAGTAAACAAG GGCTTGAGGAATGATCTGAAAGCAGCTTTGGATAAGATCGACCAACAGTACCTCAATGAGCTTGTGGGTGGTCAGGAACCTGGAGAGGAAGACACACAGAATGATTTGAAAGTTCACGAAGAAAACACCACAATTGAAGAGTTAGAg GCATTGGGAGAGTCTTTAGGAAAAGGCGATGATCATAAGGACATGGACATCATTACCAAGTTCCTTAAG tttcttCTTGGTGTTTGGGCTAAAGAATTGAATGCCAGAGAAGATTATGTGAAGCGCAGTGTACAGGGCAAACTGAACAGTGCTACTCAAAAGCAGACTGAGTCCTATCTCAGACCCCTTTTCAGAAAGCTTCGGAAAAGG aatctTCCTGCTGATATTAAAGAATCCATAACAGATATTATTAAATTCATGTTGCAGAGAGAATATGTAAAG gCTAATGATGCTTATCTTCAGATGGCCATTGGAAATGCCCCTTGGCCCATAGGTGTCACCATGGTTGGTATCCATGCCAGAACTGGTAGAGAAAAGATTTTTTCTAAGCATGTTGCACATGTTCTAAATGATGAAACGCAGCGGAAATACATTCAG
- the PRPF18 gene encoding pre-mRNA-splicing factor 18 isoform X3: MSQLFIVSLRVEIENKKYFKRSELAKKEEEAYFERCGYKPINEKPSGEIQPKEEDQKPLTSSNPVLELELAEEKLPMTLSRQEVIRRLRERGEPIRLFGETDYDAFQRLRKIEILTPEVNKGLRNDLKAALDKIDQQYLNELVGGQEPGEEDTQNDLKVHEENTTIEELEALGESLGKGDDHKDMDIITKFLKFLLGVWAKELNAREDYVKRSVQGKLNSATQKQTESYLRPLFRKLRKRNLPADIKESITDIIKFMLQREYVKANDAYLQMAIGNAPWPIGVTMVGIHARTGREKIFSKHVAHVLNDETQRKYIQGLKRLMTICQKHFPTDPSKCVEYNAL; the protein is encoded by the exons ATGTCGCAGCTTTTTATTGTTAGTCTGAGAGTTGAAATA gaaaataaaaagtatttcaagCGTAGTGAACTtgcaaaaaaggaagaggaagcatATTTTGAAAGATGTGGCTACAAG CCTATAAATGAGAAGCCATCTGGAGAG ATACAGCCAAAAGAGGAGGACCAGAAACCATTAACTTCTTCAAATCCAGTGCTAGAACTTGAATTGGCAGAGGAAAAGTTACCTATGACTCTTTCTAGGCAAGAG GTCATCAGaagattgagagaaagaggagaaccAATCAGACTATTTGGAGAAACTGATTATGATGCTTTTCAACGTTTAAGAAAAATAGAGATCCTCACACCGGAAGTAAACAAG GGCTTGAGGAATGATCTGAAAGCAGCTTTGGATAAGATCGACCAACAGTACCTCAATGAGCTTGTGGGTGGTCAGGAACCTGGAGAGGAAGACACACAGAATGATTTGAAAGTTCACGAAGAAAACACCACAATTGAAGAGTTAGAg GCATTGGGAGAGTCTTTAGGAAAAGGCGATGATCATAAGGACATGGACATCATTACCAAGTTCCTTAAG tttcttCTTGGTGTTTGGGCTAAAGAATTGAATGCCAGAGAAGATTATGTGAAGCGCAGTGTACAGGGCAAACTGAACAGTGCTACTCAAAAGCAGACTGAGTCCTATCTCAGACCCCTTTTCAGAAAGCTTCGGAAAAGG aatctTCCTGCTGATATTAAAGAATCCATAACAGATATTATTAAATTCATGTTGCAGAGAGAATATGTAAAG gCTAATGATGCTTATCTTCAGATGGCCATTGGAAATGCCCCTTGGCCCATAGGTGTCACCATGGTTGGTATCCATGCCAGAACTGGTAGAGAAAAGATTTTTTCTAAGCATGTTGCACATGTTCTAAATGATGAAACGCAGCGGAAATACATTCAG